A genomic window from Salvia hispanica cultivar TCC Black 2014 chromosome 5, UniMelb_Shisp_WGS_1.0, whole genome shotgun sequence includes:
- the LOC125187755 gene encoding LOW QUALITY PROTEIN: U3 small nucleolar RNA-associated protein 18 homolog (The sequence of the model RefSeq protein was modified relative to this genomic sequence to represent the inferred CDS: inserted 1 base in 1 codon) produces the protein MSLISQNAVPKEAGKKKKRLMEEDKIKLVEERGEAEVLDGDNIIMDXTRNKKRKKGQKEEGDEQLEIEEGKQRKKLESFLFSSLYSPIGFGNDDADEEAIGEVDNSSAVFFTDRSADSTLSVYEEDIESGDETPDAQRNNERKPVWVDDEEKKTSINIAKVNKLRKLRKGEDESVISGEAYEARLRAQHMKMNRGTDWAPPNAQPVYSSEDDDSDRENRVVVASGYEHPEYADDILRTNEGLVLKRSVKLLPGLLEYSRLSDAHMKHPSQGPVNSVQFHKNAQLLLVGGLDRTLKFFQVDGKKNEMIQSIFLEDCPIRKAAFLPDGSQAIISGRRKFAYAFDLVKAHVDKIAPFAGRDEKSVESFEVSPDSKTIAFVGNKGYILLVSSKTKELFGTLKMNGSVRSIAFTNDGQQLLSSGGDGQIYHWDLRTRSCFHKGVDEGCLTGTALSVPPVGNLFAAGSDSGIVNIYNRDDFIGGKRKPIKVIENLTTKVDFMKFNLDAQILAIGSRMKKNSMKLIHVPSLTVFSNWPPPNKAVHYPSCMDFSPHGGFMAVGNAAGTVLLYKLHHYTRA, from the exons ATGAGCTTAATTTCTCAAAATGCTGTACCTAAGGAGGCagggaagaaaaaaaagaggttGATGGAGGAAGACAAGATTAAACTTGTTGAAGAAAGGGGTGAAGCAGAAGTTTTAGACGGAGACAACATTATCATGG TCACGAGGaataagaagagaaagaaagggCAAAAGGAGGAAGGTGACGAGCAATTGGAAATCGAGGAGGGGAAGCAGAGAAAAAAGCTGGAAAGCTTTCTCTTTAGCTCCTTGTACTCACCGATTGGGTTTGGGAATGATGATGCTGATGAAGAAGCTATAGGGGAGGTGGACAATAGCTCAGCAGTGTTTTTCACTGATAGATCAGCAGATAGTACATTGTCTGTGTATGAGGAGGATATCGAGTCTGGAGATGAGACTCCTGATGCACAGAGGAACAATGAAAGGAAACCCGTGTGGGTTGACGATGAAGAGAAGAAGACTAGTATAAACATAGCTAAAGTTAACAAACTGAGGAAGCTGAGGAAAGGAGAAGATGAGAGTGTGATTTCTGGCGAAGCGTACGAGGCAAGATTGAGAGCTCAGCATATGAAGATGAACCGAGGTACTGACTGGGCACCTCCCAATGCCCAGCCAGTGTACAGTTCTGAAGATGACGATTCTGACAGAGAAAATAGAGTGGTGGTAGCCAGTGGTTATGAACATCCAGAATATGCCGATGATATCCTTAGGACAAATGAAGGTCTTGTTTTAAAGAGGAGTGTGAAATTATTGCCTGGGCTTCTTGAATACTCTAGACTGTCAGATGCTCATATGAAGCACCCTTCACAAGGTCCCGTTAACTCTGTCCAGTTCCACAAGAATGCGCAGTTGCTCCTTGTCGGTGGATTGGATAGAACTTTGAAGTTCTTTCAAGTAGATgggaagaaaaatgagatgaTACAGAGTATTTTTCTTGAAGACTGTCCTATTCGAAAGGCTGCGTTCTTACCTGATGGATCACAGGCCATAATATCAGGAAGGCGGAAGTTTGCTTATGCATTTGATTTAGTCAAAGCTCATGTAGATAAGATAGCCCCTTTTGCAGGAAGGGATGAGAAGAGTGTGGAATCTTTTGAGGTTAGCCCTGATTCTAAAACCATCGCCTTTGTTGGAAACAAAGGGTATATTCTGTTAGTGTCATCAAAGACGAAAGAACTGTTCGGAACACTGAAGATGAATGGAAGTGTTAGATCCATAGCATTCACTAATGATGGACAACAATTGTTGAGTTCTGGGGGTGATGGGCAGATTTATCACTGGGATCTGAGGACAAGGTCGTGCTTCCACAAGGGCGTGGATGAAGGTTGTCTGACAGGCACAGCTCTGTCCGTCCCCCCTGTTGGAAATTTATTTGCAGCTGGTTCAGACAGTGGAATTGTGAACATCTACAACAGAGACGATTTCATAGGTGGGAAGAGGAAACCTATAAAAGTTATTGAGAACTTAACGACTAAGGTCGatttcatgaaatttaatCTGGATGCACAAATTTTGGCCATCGGTTCTCGCATGAAAAAGAACAGCATGAAGCTGATTCATGTCCCGTCTTTAACTGTGTTCTCAAACTGGCCGCCTCCTAATAAGGCTGTGCACTATCCGAGCTGTATGGATTTTAGCCCTCACGGAGGTTTCATGGCTGTGGGAAATGCTGCTGGAACAGTCTTGTTATACAAGTTGCATCACTATACTCGGGCTTAG
- the LOC125190662 gene encoding transcription factor UNE12-like, with the protein MSSNPGEAPSDDFLEQILGFQNYADASLVGNEGPSPTMMLQLGSAHLNGVDALGGGFPLGLSLDQGKGGYSDASGSGKRLHRDDFVDSRAPAIKGGFHGQPMMNNTVQAAPHPPGIRPRVRARRGQATDPHSIAERLRRERIAERIRALQDLVPSVNKTDRAAMLDEIVDYVKFLRLQVKVLSMSRLGGAGAVAPLVTDIPISSVEEECSDGGRTQPAWDKWSNDGTERQVAKLMEENVGAAMQFLQSKALCIMPISLASAIYNTQPPDTSFLVKPEAEPPS; encoded by the exons ATGTCGAGCAATCCAGGCGAAGCCCCCTCCGACGACTTCCTCGAGCAGATTTTAGGGTTTCAAAACTACGCCGACGCTAGTTTGGTCGGAAACGAAGGTCCTTCACCTACAATGATGCTGCAGCTCGGCTCGGCTCATTTAAATGGCGTCGACGCCCTCGGCGGCGGTTTTCCGCTGGGGCTGAGCTTGGATCAGGGCAAGGGAGGCTACAGCGACGCGTCCGGCAGCGGGAAGAGGCTCCACCGCGATGATTTTGTCGATTCCCGCGCTCCTGCCATCAAAGGG ggTTTTCATGGACAGCCGATGATGAACAACACTGTACAGGCGGCGCCCCATCCGCCTGGAATTCGTCCTAGGGTACGGGCTAGACGAGGCCAAGCGACTGATCCACACAGTATAGCTGAAAGG TTGCGGAGAGAGAGAATAGCTGAAAGAATAAGAGCGTTGCAGGATTTGGTTCCCAGTGTCAACAAG ACAGACAGAGCAGCTATGCTTGATGAAATTGTGGATTACGTCAAGTTCTTAAGGCTCCAAGTGAAG GTGTTGAGCATGAGTAGATTAGGAGGAGCTGGTGCAGTGGCACCGCTTGTGACAGACATCCCAATATCATCAGTAGAG GAAGAATGCAGTGACGGTGGAAGAACTCAGCCAGCTTGGGATAAATGGTCAAATGATGGCACAGAGAGGCAGGTAGCAAAGCTTATGGAAGAAAATGTTGGGGCTGCAATGCAGTTTCTTCAATCCAAGGCGCTATGTATCATGCCAATATCCCTTGCTTCGGCTATCTACAACACACAACCTCCGGACACTTCCTTCCTAGTGAAACCCGAAGCTGAACCCCCATCCTAA